The Bradyrhizobium sp. WBAH42 genome includes a window with the following:
- the tcuA gene encoding FAD-dependent tricarballylate dehydrogenase TcuA produces MSSKYDVLVIGGGNAALCAAISARRGGASVLVLEGAPKFYRGGNTRHTRNMRCAHDAATEILTGPYTEEEFWEDLLRVTGGQTDEVLARHMIRESKDILNWIVEQGVRWQPSLGGTLSLGRTNSFFLGGGRAMLNALYLTAERLGVAVEYDAEVTDLVIEDGMFLAARLKRPIKGETEIRATSLVAAAGGFEANIEWLKQYWGEAADNFLIRGTPYNRGSILKMLLDKGVQEIGDPTQCHAVAIDARAPKFDGGIITRHDSVVFGIVVNKHAQRFYDEGEDIWPKRYAIWGRLVAAQPDQIAYIIFDSTVVTSFMPTLFPPIAGQTIAELAGKLELDPVALEKTITEFNAAVRPGTFDHTILDDCVTEGITPPKTHWARRIETPPFLAYPVRPGITFTYLGTRVNKEARMLMKDGMPSANMFAAGEIMAGNVLGKGYAAGMGMTIGSVFGRIAGREAAKHARN; encoded by the coding sequence ATGAGCAGCAAATACGACGTGCTGGTGATCGGTGGCGGCAATGCGGCCCTGTGCGCGGCGATCAGCGCGCGGCGCGGCGGAGCGTCCGTCCTGGTGCTCGAAGGCGCGCCCAAATTCTACCGCGGCGGCAACACTCGCCACACCCGCAACATGCGCTGCGCCCATGACGCGGCGACCGAAATCCTGACCGGCCCCTACACCGAGGAGGAGTTTTGGGAGGACCTGCTGCGCGTCACCGGCGGGCAAACCGACGAGGTGCTGGCGCGCCACATGATCCGCGAATCCAAGGACATCCTGAACTGGATCGTGGAGCAGGGCGTGCGCTGGCAGCCTTCGCTCGGCGGTACGCTGAGCCTCGGCCGCACCAACTCCTTCTTCCTCGGCGGTGGCCGGGCGATGCTGAACGCGCTGTATCTGACCGCGGAGCGGCTCGGCGTCGCCGTCGAATACGACGCCGAGGTCACCGACCTCGTGATCGAGGACGGCATGTTCCTCGCCGCGCGCCTCAAGCGGCCGATCAAGGGCGAGACCGAGATCCGCGCCACCTCGCTGGTCGCCGCGGCCGGCGGGTTCGAGGCCAACATCGAATGGCTGAAGCAATATTGGGGTGAGGCCGCCGACAATTTTTTGATCCGCGGCACGCCCTATAACCGCGGCTCGATCCTGAAGATGCTGCTCGACAAGGGCGTGCAGGAGATCGGCGATCCCACCCAGTGCCATGCGGTCGCGATCGATGCCCGCGCGCCGAAATTCGACGGCGGCATCATCACGCGCCACGACTCCGTCGTGTTCGGCATCGTCGTCAACAAGCACGCCCAGCGCTTCTACGACGAGGGCGAGGACATCTGGCCGAAGCGCTACGCGATCTGGGGCCGGCTGGTCGCGGCGCAGCCCGACCAGATCGCCTATATCATTTTCGACTCGACCGTCGTGACCAGCTTCATGCCGACGCTGTTCCCGCCGATCGCCGGGCAGACGATCGCGGAGCTCGCCGGCAAGCTCGAGCTCGATCCGGTCGCGTTGGAGAAGACCATCACCGAATTCAACGCGGCGGTGCGGCCCGGGACCTTCGACCACACCATTCTGGACGATTGCGTGACGGAGGGCATCACGCCGCCGAAAACACATTGGGCGCGCCGGATCGAGACGCCGCCTTTTCTCGCCTATCCGGTGCGGCCCGGCATCACCTTCACCTATCTCGGCACGCGGGTGAACAAGGAGGCGCGGATGCTGATGAAGGACGGCATGCCGTCCGCCAACATGTTCGCGGCCGGCGAGATCATGGCGGGCAACGTGCTCGGCAAGGGCTATGCGGCCGGCATGGGCATGACCATCGGCAGCGTGTTCGGGCGGATCGCAGGACGGGAAGCGGCGAAACATGCACGGAACTAG
- a CDS encoding GntR family transcriptional regulator: MARRPANSGGTIARGGGVALGEAVFRSLCEALQAGSYRAGDRLREEEVAQRLKVSRTPVREALGRLAARGFVAPAGGRGLIVRNLDISEVLELYAMREIMEGAAARLAAEHASAPEIDALRDIEQAFVEASAADAAEMARLNRAFHEAICRAARNRYLDNASRELQDWIALLGPTTFTVAGRPKTSHGEHQAIIAAIAGRDGDKAEKLARAHIREALRCRLKLLQKQ, encoded by the coding sequence ATGGCCAGACGCCCGGCAAATTCAGGTGGGACGATCGCGCGCGGGGGCGGCGTTGCGCTCGGCGAAGCCGTGTTCCGCTCGCTGTGCGAGGCGCTCCAGGCCGGCAGCTACCGCGCCGGCGACCGGCTGCGCGAGGAAGAGGTCGCCCAGCGGCTGAAGGTCAGTCGCACGCCGGTGAGGGAGGCGCTGGGCCGGCTCGCCGCACGCGGCTTCGTCGCGCCTGCCGGCGGCCGCGGGCTGATCGTCCGCAATCTCGACATCTCCGAGGTGCTCGAGCTCTACGCCATGCGCGAGATCATGGAGGGCGCCGCCGCGCGCCTCGCCGCCGAGCACGCCTCAGCGCCGGAGATCGACGCGCTCCGCGATATCGAGCAGGCCTTTGTCGAGGCATCCGCGGCCGATGCCGCCGAGATGGCAAGGCTCAACCGCGCCTTCCACGAGGCCATCTGCCGCGCGGCGCGCAACCGCTATCTCGACAACGCCTCGCGCGAATTGCAGGATTGGATCGCCCTGCTCGGCCCGACCACTTTCACGGTGGCAGGCCGTCCCAAGACGAGTCACGGCGAGCACCAGGCCATCATTGCAGCCATCGCCGGGCGCGACGGCGACAAGGCTGAGAAGTTGGCGCGTGCACACATCCGCGAAGCTCTCCGCTGCCGGTTGAAATTGCTGCAGAAGCAGTAA
- a CDS encoding HupE/UreJ family protein: protein MRRPLLAWLAVLLGLALPAEAHEVNLVTARVALSPDRTVSAELGLKGSDVDRLIGTKIYDARRDAVDPAAVEAAKPAILAYMGTHLAVTGGARACSAGNAAILADGDGIVYRNSFACANVTGDIVYRSTVLTEKDRAARQVVLIAQGRSETQALLDAHNTTVTLSTAPPSLSSTMQRYLITGVEHIFLGYDHVAFLVAIVLWARRLLPVVKIVTAFTIAHSLTLSLAALNVLVIPSRIVEPAIAASIVFVAVENFFSRDIDRRWRVAFLFGLIHGFGFAGALREIGLPPDAIVSALAAFNVGVEIGQIAIVALLLPVLGVLDRLTAVGREQPARAAGLVYAMSGGIGLLGGYWLLRRVFEA, encoded by the coding sequence ATGAGGCGGCCGCTCCTGGCGTGGCTCGCGGTGCTGCTCGGCCTCGCGCTTCCGGCGGAGGCACATGAGGTCAACCTCGTCACGGCACGGGTGGCGCTGAGTCCCGATCGCACGGTGAGCGCCGAGCTCGGATTGAAGGGCAGCGACGTCGATCGCCTGATCGGCACGAAGATTTATGATGCGAGGCGGGATGCGGTCGATCCCGCCGCCGTCGAAGCGGCCAAGCCCGCGATCCTCGCCTATATGGGCACGCATCTGGCTGTTACAGGAGGTGCCAGGGCCTGCTCCGCCGGAAATGCAGCGATCCTGGCGGACGGTGACGGCATCGTCTATCGCAACAGCTTTGCCTGCGCGAACGTGACCGGCGACATTGTCTATCGCTCCACGGTGCTGACGGAGAAAGACAGGGCCGCGCGGCAGGTGGTGCTGATCGCGCAGGGCCGGTCCGAGACGCAGGCCTTGCTCGACGCCCACAACACGACGGTGACCCTCTCGACGGCGCCGCCGTCGCTGTCCTCTACGATGCAGCGTTATCTCATCACCGGCGTCGAGCACATCTTCCTCGGTTACGATCACGTCGCATTCCTGGTCGCGATCGTCTTGTGGGCACGCCGGCTCTTGCCGGTCGTCAAGATCGTGACCGCCTTCACCATCGCCCACTCCCTGACGTTGTCGCTGGCGGCCCTGAACGTCCTGGTCATCCCGAGCCGCATCGTTGAGCCCGCGATCGCGGCCTCGATCGTGTTCGTCGCGGTCGAGAACTTCTTTTCGCGCGACATCGACAGGCGCTGGCGTGTGGCTTTTCTGTTCGGCTTGATCCACGGCTTCGGCTTCGCCGGCGCGCTTCGCGAGATCGGCCTGCCGCCTGATGCGATCGTTTCGGCGCTGGCCGCCTTCAATGTCGGCGTCGAGATCGGGCAGATCGCGATTGTCGCGCTGCTGCTGCCGGTACTTGGCGTGTTGGACAGGCTGACCGCGGTCGGCCGGGAGCAGCCGGCGCGGGCGGCGGGGCTGGTTTACGCCATGTCCGGCGGGATCGGTCTTCTGGGCGGATATTGGCTGCTGAGGCGTGTGTTCGAGGCGTGA
- the ybaK gene encoding Cys-tRNA(Pro) deacylase, whose translation MSKVTPATRALAAAGVAFTVHTYDYDPDAESIGLQAAAALGEDPARVLKTLMALVDGKPVCVVAPSDQEVSMKKLAAAASGKSAQMMKPPEAERVTGYKVGGISPFGQRKPARTVIEQSALAHDLVYLNGGQRGLQVRLKPTDVRDVLKAAVADVLA comes from the coding sequence ATGTCCAAAGTCACCCCCGCCACACGCGCACTCGCAGCCGCCGGTGTTGCCTTCACCGTTCACACCTACGACTACGATCCCGACGCCGAGAGTATCGGGCTCCAGGCGGCGGCCGCGCTTGGCGAGGACCCTGCGCGCGTCCTGAAGACGCTGATGGCGCTGGTCGACGGCAAGCCGGTCTGCGTGGTCGCGCCGTCCGACCAGGAGGTCTCGATGAAGAAGCTGGCGGCGGCGGCGAGCGGCAAGTCGGCCCAGATGATGAAGCCGCCCGAGGCCGAGCGCGTCACCGGCTACAAGGTCGGCGGCATCAGCCCGTTCGGACAGCGCAAGCCTGCGCGCACCGTGATCGAGCAGAGCGCGCTCGCCCATGACCTGGTCTATCTCAATGGCGGCCAGCGCGGCTTGCAGGTCCGGCTGAAGCCCACCGATGTGCGGGATGTTCTGAAGGCGGCCGTGGCGGATGTGCTGGCGTGA
- the fdhF gene encoding formate dehydrogenase subunit alpha, with protein sequence MTKITFELDGKQVEAKPGETIWQVAKRQGRDIPHLCYSPAPDYRPDGNCRACMVEIEGERVLAASCKRTPSVGMKVKTESARAVSAQKMVMELLVADQPARETSHDPDSKFWHWAETTGVTESRFPAAERWATDASHPAMRVNLDACIQCGLCVRACREVQVNDVIGMAYRNAGAKIVFDFDDPMGESTCVACGECVQACPTGALMPAVMLDENQTRVTYADKKVDSLCPFCGVGCQVTYEVKDEKVIYAEGRDGPANHNRLCVKGRFGFDYIHHPHRLTKPLVRLPNAKKDANDQVDPANPFTHFREASWEEALDIAAKGLVKIRDEKGVKALAGFGSAKGSNEEAYLFQKLVRTGFGSNNVDHCTRLCHASSVAALFEGLSSGAVSAPFSAAMDAEVIVVIGANPTVNHPVAATFIKNAVKQNGAKLFVMDPRRQSLSRHATRHLQFKPGSDVAMLNAMINTIITEGLTDDQYIAGYTEGFEDLKEKIKEFTPEKMEPICGIPAQTLREVARTYARAKSSIIFWGMGISQHVHGTDNARCLIALALITGQVGRPGTGLHPLRGQNNVQGASDAGLIPMFLPDYQPVGRDDLRGSFEKLWQQDLDPVRGLTVVEIMNAIHAGEIKGMYIEGENPAMSDPDLQHARHALAMLDHLVVQDLFVTETAFHADVILPASAFAEKDGSFTNTDRRVQLARQVIKPPGDARQDLWIIQEIGKRMGLPWNYAGPGDVFTEMAELMPSLKNITWERLVREGAVTYPVDDPNKPGNEIIFTTGFPTASGRGKIVPAKVVPPDEIPDDEYPMVLSTGRVLEHWHTGSMTRRAQVLDQIEPEAVAFMSPKDMRKKKLVPGDFVRLETRRGAVEVKVRSDRDVPENMVFMPFCYAEAAANLLTNPALDPFGKIPEFKFCAARAERAEMRDAAE encoded by the coding sequence ATGACGAAGATTACGTTCGAGCTCGACGGCAAGCAGGTCGAGGCCAAACCCGGCGAGACGATCTGGCAGGTCGCAAAACGCCAGGGCCGCGACATTCCGCATCTCTGTTATTCGCCGGCGCCCGACTATCGCCCCGACGGCAATTGCCGCGCCTGCATGGTCGAGATCGAGGGCGAGCGCGTGCTCGCCGCGTCCTGCAAGCGCACGCCGTCGGTCGGCATGAAGGTGAAGACGGAATCCGCGCGTGCGGTGTCGGCGCAAAAAATGGTGATGGAGCTGCTCGTTGCCGATCAGCCGGCGCGTGAGACGTCGCACGATCCGGATTCGAAGTTCTGGCACTGGGCCGAGACCACTGGCGTCACCGAGAGCCGCTTTCCCGCCGCCGAGCGCTGGGCAACCGACGCCAGCCATCCGGCGATGCGCGTCAATCTCGATGCCTGCATCCAGTGCGGCCTCTGCGTGCGCGCCTGCCGCGAGGTCCAGGTCAACGACGTCATCGGCATGGCCTATCGCAATGCCGGCGCCAAGATCGTGTTCGACTTCGACGACCCCATGGGCGAGTCCACCTGCGTTGCCTGCGGCGAATGCGTGCAGGCCTGTCCGACCGGCGCCTTGATGCCGGCCGTGATGCTCGACGAAAACCAGACGCGCGTCACCTATGCCGACAAGAAGGTGGATTCGCTCTGCCCGTTCTGCGGCGTCGGCTGCCAGGTCACCTACGAGGTCAAGGACGAGAAGGTGATCTATGCGGAAGGCCGCGACGGCCCCGCCAACCACAATCGTCTTTGCGTGAAGGGCCGCTTCGGCTTCGACTACATCCACCATCCGCATCGCCTGACGAAGCCGCTGGTGCGGCTGCCGAACGCGAAGAAGGACGCCAACGACCAGGTCGATCCGGCCAATCCGTTCACGCATTTCCGCGAAGCGAGTTGGGAGGAAGCGCTCGACATCGCCGCCAAGGGTCTCGTCAAGATCCGCGACGAGAAGGGCGTGAAGGCGCTGGCCGGCTTCGGTTCGGCCAAGGGCTCGAACGAAGAGGCCTATCTGTTCCAGAAGCTTGTGCGCACCGGCTTTGGCTCCAACAACGTCGATCACTGCACCCGTCTGTGCCATGCCTCCTCGGTGGCGGCGCTGTTCGAAGGCCTGAGCTCGGGCGCGGTGTCGGCACCGTTCTCCGCTGCGATGGATGCCGAGGTCATCGTCGTGATCGGCGCCAACCCGACCGTCAACCACCCGGTCGCCGCGACCTTCATCAAGAACGCGGTCAAGCAGAACGGCGCCAAGCTGTTCGTGATGGATCCGCGCCGGCAGTCGCTGTCGCGTCATGCGACCAGGCATCTGCAGTTCAAGCCGGGCTCCGACGTCGCCATGCTGAACGCGATGATCAACACGATCATCACCGAAGGCCTGACCGACGACCAGTACATCGCCGGCTACACCGAGGGTTTCGAGGACCTCAAGGAGAAGATCAAGGAGTTCACGCCGGAGAAGATGGAGCCGATCTGCGGCATCCCGGCGCAAACCCTGCGCGAAGTAGCGCGCACCTATGCGCGGGCAAAATCCTCGATCATCTTCTGGGGCATGGGCATCAGCCAGCATGTCCACGGTACCGACAATGCGCGCTGCCTGATTGCGCTCGCCCTGATCACGGGCCAGGTCGGCCGTCCCGGTACCGGCCTCCATCCGCTGCGCGGCCAGAACAACGTGCAAGGCGCCTCCGATGCCGGCCTGATCCCGATGTTCCTGCCGGACTATCAGCCGGTGGGCCGCGATGATTTGCGCGGCAGCTTCGAAAAGCTCTGGCAGCAGGATCTCGATCCCGTCCGCGGCCTGACCGTGGTCGAGATCATGAACGCGATCCACGCCGGCGAGATCAAGGGCATGTATATCGAGGGCGAAAACCCCGCGATGTCCGATCCCGACCTGCAGCATGCGCGCCATGCGCTGGCGATGCTCGATCATCTCGTGGTGCAGGATCTCTTCGTCACCGAGACTGCGTTCCATGCCGACGTGATCCTGCCGGCCTCGGCCTTCGCCGAAAAGGACGGCTCCTTCACCAACACCGATCGCCGCGTGCAGCTGGCGCGTCAGGTGATCAAGCCGCCCGGCGATGCGCGTCAGGATCTCTGGATCATCCAGGAGATCGGCAAGCGCATGGGCCTGCCGTGGAATTATGCCGGTCCCGGCGACGTCTTCACCGAGATGGCAGAGCTGATGCCGTCGCTGAAGAACATCACCTGGGAGCGGCTGGTGCGTGAGGGCGCGGTCACTTATCCCGTCGACGATCCGAACAAGCCCGGCAACGAGATCATCTTCACCACGGGCTTCCCGACCGCGAGCGGCCGCGGCAAGATCGTGCCGGCCAAGGTCGTCCCGCCGGACGAGATTCCCGACGACGAATATCCGATGGTGCTCTCGACCGGCCGCGTGCTGGAGCACTGGCACACCGGCTCGATGACCCGCCGCGCCCAGGTGCTCGACCAGATCGAGCCGGAGGCGGTCGCGTTCATGTCACCCAAGGACATGCGCAAGAAGAAGCTGGTGCCCGGCGATTTCGTTCGCCTGGAGACCCGCCGCGGCGCCGTCGAAGTCAAGGTCCGCTCCGACCGCGACGTGCCGGAGAACATGGTGTTCATGCCGTTCTGCTACGCCGAAGCGGCTGCGAACCTGCTCACCAACCCGGCGCTGGACCCGTTCGGCAAGATCCCGGAGTTCAAATTCTGCGCGGCGCGGGCCGAGCGCGCCGAGATGCGGGACGCGGCGGAGTAG
- a CDS encoding NADH-ubiquinone oxidoreductase-F iron-sulfur binding region domain-containing protein: MSHEDVHKVRSFEHPGEGRRRAKATPKGRQVDPTAAHEIELLLGDRPRRRDLLIEYLHLIQDKYRQISAAHLAALADEMKLAFAEVFETATFYAHFDVVKEGEPDIPPLTIRVCDSLTCAMLGGEKLLEDLQSASGPGIRVVRAPCVGRCDTAPAAEVGHNFVDHATVANVMAAAKAGDTHAHLPTYTEYDAYVADGGYKLLNRLRSGELSKDDLLKSLDDASLRGLGGAGFPTGRKWRAVLGEPGPRLMAINGDEGEPGTFKDRYYLETDPHRFIEGMLIGAHVVQASDVYIYLRDEYPASREILQREIAKLPPGGPTLHLRRGAGAYICGEESSLLESIEGKRGLPRHKPPYPFQVGLFGLPTLINNIETLWWVRDIVEKGADWWKGHGRHERQGLRSFSVSGRVKNPGMKLAPAGITVRELIEEYCGGMADGHRFYAYLPGGASGGILPASMDDIPLDFGTLEKYGCFIGSAAIVILSHKDSVRAAALNLMKFFEDESCGQCTPCRVGTQKAALLMQRPVWNRALLEELSQAMRDASICGLGQAASNPLSSVIKYFPDEFKEAAE, encoded by the coding sequence ATGAGCCACGAGGACGTGCACAAGGTCCGCTCCTTCGAGCATCCCGGTGAGGGACGCCGACGCGCCAAGGCGACTCCCAAGGGGCGGCAGGTCGATCCCACGGCCGCGCACGAGATCGAGCTGTTGCTCGGCGACAGGCCGCGGCGGCGCGATCTCCTGATCGAATATCTGCACTTGATCCAGGACAAGTACCGCCAGATCTCGGCGGCGCATCTGGCCGCGCTCGCCGACGAGATGAAGCTCGCCTTCGCCGAGGTGTTCGAGACCGCGACCTTCTACGCGCATTTCGACGTGGTGAAGGAAGGTGAGCCCGACATTCCCCCGTTGACGATCCGCGTCTGCGATTCGCTCACCTGCGCGATGCTTGGCGGCGAGAAGCTGCTCGAGGATCTGCAGAGCGCGTCAGGTCCCGGCATCCGCGTCGTGCGCGCGCCCTGCGTCGGCCGCTGCGACACAGCGCCGGCCGCCGAGGTCGGACACAATTTCGTCGACCACGCCACCGTCGCCAACGTCATGGCGGCAGCCAAGGCCGGCGACACGCACGCGCATCTGCCCACATATACCGAGTACGATGCCTATGTCGCCGATGGCGGCTACAAGCTGCTCAATCGCCTGCGCTCCGGCGAACTGTCGAAGGACGATTTGCTGAAGTCGCTCGACGACGCTTCGCTGCGCGGGCTCGGCGGCGCCGGCTTCCCCACCGGACGCAAATGGCGCGCGGTGCTCGGGGAGCCCGGGCCGCGGCTGATGGCGATCAACGGCGACGAGGGCGAGCCCGGCACGTTCAAGGACCGCTATTACCTCGAAACCGATCCGCATCGCTTCATCGAGGGCATGCTGATCGGCGCGCATGTGGTGCAGGCGAGCGACGTCTATATCTATCTGCGCGACGAATATCCGGCCTCGCGCGAGATCCTCCAGCGCGAGATCGCAAAGCTCCCGCCTGGCGGCCCGACGCTGCACCTGCGGCGCGGCGCCGGCGCTTACATCTGCGGCGAGGAATCCTCGCTGCTGGAGAGCATCGAGGGCAAGCGTGGCCTGCCCAGGCACAAGCCGCCTTACCCGTTCCAGGTCGGCCTGTTCGGTCTGCCGACGCTGATCAACAACATCGAGACGCTGTGGTGGGTGCGCGACATCGTCGAGAAGGGCGCCGACTGGTGGAAGGGCCATGGCCGCCACGAGCGTCAGGGCCTGCGCAGCTTCTCGGTTTCGGGACGCGTCAAAAATCCCGGCATGAAGCTCGCGCCCGCGGGTATCACCGTGCGCGAGCTGATCGAGGAATATTGCGGCGGCATGGCCGACGGCCATCGATTCTACGCGTATCTGCCGGGCGGTGCGTCCGGCGGCATCTTGCCGGCATCGATGGACGACATCCCGCTCGATTTCGGCACGCTGGAGAAATACGGCTGCTTCATCGGCTCGGCTGCGATCGTGATCCTGTCGCACAAGGACAGCGTGCGCGCTGCCGCATTGAACCTGATGAAGTTCTTCGAGGACGAGAGCTGCGGCCAGTGCACGCCGTGCCGCGTCGGTACCCAGAAGGCGGCGCTGCTGATGCAAAGGCCGGTCTGGAACCGTGCCTTGCTGGAAGAATTGAGCCAGGCGATGCGCGATGCCTCGATCTGCGGGCTCGGACAGGCGGCATCGAATCCGCTGTCCTCCGTGATCAAATATTTCCCTGACGAGTTCAAGGAAGCGGCGGAATGA
- a CDS encoding sulfurtransferase TusA family protein — MTRTTLDLTGLKCPLPALKTRKALKPLKAGDQLEVHCTDPLSVIDIPNLIRETGDKVEITERNEARIVFLVEKSDAP, encoded by the coding sequence ATGACCAGGACGACACTCGATCTCACCGGGCTGAAATGCCCGCTGCCGGCGCTCAAGACGCGCAAGGCGCTCAAGCCGCTCAAGGCAGGCGACCAGCTCGAAGTTCACTGCACCGATCCGCTCTCGGTGATCGATATCCCCAATCTGATCCGCGAGACCGGCGACAAGGTCGAGATCACCGAGCGCAACGAGGCGCGCATCGTGTTCCTGGTCGAAAAGAGTGACGCCCCGTAG
- the glp gene encoding gephyrin-like molybdotransferase Glp, with translation MAQLSDDCFAFGGPMMSVDEAVGLITTRVSAIVDLETVGLADADGRVLAGDVAAPLPLPPFTNSAVDGYAVRNADLPARAEQAFPLDGRIQAGGLAQAPIKPGHTARIFTGAPMPPDAETVFMQEDVRIDESGKIVLPPGLKPGANVRPAGEDIPQGHVALRAGQRLRPQHVALAAAFGLTRLDVVRRIRVAVFSTGDELASPGEPRAASQLFDSNRFMLMAMLRRLGCEVSDLGILRDERTSLASGLKRVAGDHDLILTTGGVSTGEEDHVKAAVESIGSLVLWRMAIKPGRPVAMGIVAGTPLIGLPGNPVASFVTFVHVVRPTVLALAGGLPEPLLPIPVRAAFTYKKKAGRREYVRASLRRAQDGGLEAIKFPREGAGLLSSLVETDGLVELGEDITNVEPGQDVGFLPYASLI, from the coding sequence ATGGCGCAACTGTCGGACGATTGCTTTGCCTTCGGTGGCCCGATGATGTCGGTCGACGAAGCCGTTGGCCTCATCACGACGCGCGTCAGTGCGATCGTCGATCTCGAGACGGTTGGGCTCGCCGACGCGGACGGACGCGTGCTCGCGGGCGATGTGGCCGCGCCTCTGCCGCTGCCGCCCTTCACCAACTCCGCCGTCGACGGCTACGCGGTGCGCAACGCGGACCTTCCGGCAAGGGCGGAACAGGCGTTCCCGCTCGACGGTCGCATTCAGGCCGGCGGCCTTGCGCAGGCGCCGATCAAGCCCGGCCACACCGCGCGCATCTTCACCGGCGCGCCGATGCCGCCGGACGCGGAGACCGTCTTCATGCAGGAGGACGTCCGCATCGATGAGTCCGGGAAGATCGTGTTGCCGCCGGGGCTGAAGCCCGGCGCCAATGTGCGACCCGCAGGCGAGGACATTCCCCAAGGACACGTCGCGCTCCGCGCCGGCCAGCGCCTGCGGCCGCAGCATGTCGCGCTTGCCGCCGCGTTCGGCCTGACGAGGCTCGACGTCGTCAGGCGCATCCGTGTTGCCGTGTTCTCGACCGGCGACGAACTGGCTTCACCCGGCGAGCCGCGCGCCGCTTCGCAATTGTTCGATTCCAACCGCTTCATGCTGATGGCGATGCTGCGGCGGCTCGGCTGCGAGGTCAGCGATCTCGGCATTCTGCGCGACGAGCGAACGTCACTGGCGAGCGGCCTGAAGCGGGTTGCAGGCGACCATGACCTGATCCTCACCACCGGCGGCGTCTCGACCGGGGAGGAGGATCACGTCAAGGCGGCTGTGGAGAGCATCGGCTCACTGGTGCTGTGGCGGATGGCGATCAAGCCGGGCCGTCCCGTGGCGATGGGGATCGTCGCCGGCACACCGCTGATCGGACTGCCCGGCAATCCCGTCGCGAGCTTTGTCACCTTCGTCCATGTGGTGCGGCCGACGGTGCTGGCGCTGGCGGGTGGGCTGCCGGAGCCGCTGTTGCCGATTCCGGTGCGTGCTGCGTTTACCTACAAGAAGAAGGCCGGGCGGCGTGAATATGTGCGCGCCTCGTTGCGGCGCGCGCAGGACGGCGGGCTCGAGGCGATCAAGTTCCCGCGCGAAGGGGCCGGGCTCTTGTCCTCGCTGGTCGAGACCGACGGCCTCGTCGAGCTCGGCGAGGACATCACGAATGTCGAGCCGGGGCAGGATGTCGGCTTCCTGCCCTACGCCAGCCTGATCTGA
- the mobB gene encoding molybdopterin-guanine dinucleotide biosynthesis protein B, which translates to MKVIGLAGWSGAGKTTLLTRLIPHFNAQGLRVSVIKHAHHQFDVDVPGKDSWRHREAGAAEVLVASSKRWALMHELRGAAEPRLPELLEKLSAVDLVVVEGFKREPHRKIEVHRAANGKPLLFPDDPGIAGIATDVAIDTRLPTVHLDDIEGAAALMLRAAMPVEEAVARSAAIR; encoded by the coding sequence ATGAAAGTCATCGGCCTTGCAGGATGGAGCGGTGCGGGCAAGACCACGCTGTTGACGCGGCTGATTCCGCATTTCAACGCGCAAGGCCTGCGCGTCTCCGTGATCAAGCATGCGCATCACCAGTTCGACGTCGACGTGCCCGGCAAGGATTCCTGGCGCCATCGCGAGGCCGGTGCGGCGGAGGTGCTGGTTGCTTCGTCGAAACGCTGGGCGCTGATGCATGAGCTGCGCGGGGCGGCGGAGCCGCGGCTGCCGGAGCTGCTCGAGAAACTCTCCGCGGTCGATCTCGTCGTGGTCGAGGGATTCAAGCGTGAGCCGCATCGCAAGATCGAGGTGCATCGTGCCGCCAACGGCAAGCCGCTGCTGTTTCCGGACGATCCCGGGATTGCCGGGATCGCGACGGACGTCGCGATTGACACGCGGCTGCCGACTGTCCATCTCGACGATATCGAAGGCGCCGCGGCATTGATGCTACGGGCGGCGATGCCGGTCGAGGAAGCGGTGGCAAGAAGCGCCGCGATACGCTGA